One Paenisporosarcina sp. FSL H8-0542 genomic region harbors:
- a CDS encoding C40 family peptidase: MKKKIIIICLMLSTFSLTLSPIVEAYSTTKTHTSTMAQLKKSSIFKKKTQTVEPIAKPVSITGQAVYANIASIAPNFVGTPYVFGGKTPAGFDCSGFIHYVHQFAGLDILRMSSEDYFKLSSKVNVPVVGDLVFFKDTYKEGISHMGIYMGENTFVHAGSKGVEITKLDNPYWQLHFVAFKRFNVVTD, translated from the coding sequence GTGAAGAAAAAAATAATAATAATTTGTCTAATGTTATCGACTTTCAGTTTAACTTTAAGTCCGATTGTAGAGGCATACAGCACAACAAAAACACATACTTCAACTATGGCACAGTTAAAGAAATCTTCTATTTTCAAGAAAAAAACTCAAACAGTTGAGCCGATTGCCAAACCAGTTTCTATAACTGGACAAGCAGTATATGCAAATATTGCTTCGATCGCTCCTAACTTTGTCGGAACGCCATATGTTTTCGGTGGGAAAACGCCTGCTGGCTTTGATTGTAGTGGTTTTATTCATTACGTTCATCAGTTTGCGGGGCTGGATATACTTCGGATGAGTAGTGAAGATTATTTCAAATTATCATCCAAAGTGAATGTACCTGTAGTAGGTGATTTAGTATTCTTTAAAGATACATACAAAGAAGGAATTTCCCATATGGGCATTTATATGGGAGAAAATACATTTGTTCATGCCGGATCAAAAGGTGTAGAAATCACAAAACTTGATAATCCGTATTGGCAACTACACTTTGTCGCGTTTAAACGTTTTAATGTTGTAACGGACTAA
- a CDS encoding general stress protein, with translation MNFESNRKIEVARTEDEMYEKLEQLKAQGYSESDIHVISKDHAHMSTLNRYSEVSTHEAGTFMDKFKSWFTGEDSVKEGLRKLDLNDAETDRYSKDVASGGFLLYTDASLNDRVTDSHQNEFEEGYDTFGSTGNSYESYHGEERAVQPIEPGFEDTTRNEATRHSNEFTASARTDFVESRFNETDKNLTGDSTTFSAEEPRSEMTFDSGKNPQREYAKEKGFEPSTNDFVNETDGRFDEPTDRFGRGETFATDPYLAKEEDHIGHSMQEDRMVRENRPNIQDTIKNEQQTDGFQSPGADPNLGPAAFGSELNNDKSTEEMKHDFDRDPRTEEKRVFGTEYTAGKHNEPTNQSEEKALNKYNTSEEPEYRETGYENEGHGNAFAFDTNSTENEIPLGGVDEDEDVTTNQYEESLDRDKYLREVPPNSKLF, from the coding sequence ATGAACTTTGAATCAAATCGTAAAATTGAAGTTGCTCGTACAGAGGATGAAATGTATGAAAAATTAGAACAACTAAAAGCACAAGGTTATTCCGAGAGTGATATACATGTCATTTCAAAAGATCATGCACACATGAGTACATTAAATCGCTATTCTGAAGTTTCGACGCATGAAGCGGGTACATTCATGGATAAATTCAAATCATGGTTTACGGGAGAAGATTCCGTTAAAGAAGGTCTGAGGAAATTAGATTTAAATGACGCAGAAACTGATCGCTATTCAAAAGATGTTGCTAGTGGTGGGTTTTTACTGTACACCGATGCATCGCTAAACGATAGAGTCACAGATTCTCACCAGAATGAGTTTGAAGAAGGCTATGATACGTTTGGATCAACTGGAAACAGTTATGAATCTTATCATGGAGAAGAGCGGGCAGTTCAACCAATTGAACCAGGTTTCGAAGACACGACTCGTAACGAAGCGACAAGACATTCAAATGAGTTTACCGCTTCAGCACGTACAGACTTTGTTGAATCACGATTCAATGAAACAGATAAAAATCTTACTGGAGATTCCACAACCTTTAGTGCAGAAGAACCGCGAAGCGAAATGACTTTTGACAGTGGTAAAAATCCTCAAAGAGAATATGCTAAAGAAAAGGGATTTGAACCGTCAACAAATGATTTTGTTAATGAGACAGATGGTCGTTTCGACGAACCTACAGATCGTTTTGGGCGAGGAGAAACTTTCGCTACGGATCCATATTTGGCCAAAGAAGAAGACCATATTGGTCATTCAATGCAGGAAGATAGAATGGTTCGGGAGAATCGTCCGAATATTCAGGATACGATTAAGAATGAACAACAGACAGATGGATTCCAATCTCCTGGTGCAGACCCTAATTTAGGACCTGCAGCATTTGGTAGTGAATTAAATAATGATAAATCCACTGAGGAAATGAAACACGATTTTGATAGAGATCCTCGAACGGAAGAAAAACGAGTTTTTGGGACTGAGTATACAGCAGGTAAACATAACGAACCAACTAATCAATCTGAAGAAAAAGCTTTAAATAAGTACAACACATCCGAAGAGCCAGAGTATAGAGAAACTGGTTACGAAAATGAAGGACATGGCAATGCATTTGCATTCGACACGAATTCTACTGAGAATGAAATTCCCTTAGGTGGTGTCGATGAAGATGAAGATGTTACAACGAATCAATATGAGGAAAGCTTAGATAGAGATAAATATCTTCGTGAAGTTCCCCCAAACAGCAAATTATTTTAA